From the genome of Vitis riparia cultivar Riparia Gloire de Montpellier isolate 1030 chromosome 2, EGFV_Vit.rip_1.0, whole genome shotgun sequence, one region includes:
- the LOC117904038 gene encoding uncharacterized protein LOC117904038: MEGIRRKCSSSSWAFWVLILLGMMLMARVVEGADLSPSQCKQERQLGINSCKAVVFGQPASPACCQRIRVSHWECVCPAFNPKLAALIDINKAIKILQTCGRKVPHHFKCGSLYFP, encoded by the exons ATGGAAGGAATAAGGAGGAAATGCAGTAGTTCTTCATGGGCCTTCTGGGTGCTGATCTTGCTGGGAATGATGTTAATGGCGAGGGTGGTGGAAGGTGCAGACCTGAGTCCCAGCCAGTGTAAGCAGGAAAGACAGCTAGGCATCAATTCATGCAAGGCAGTGGTGTTTGGGCAGCCTGCATCGCCTGCGTGTTGCCAGCGCATAAGGGTGAGCCACTGGGAGTGCGTATGTCCGGCCTTCAACCCCAAGTTGGCCGCACTCATAGACATCAACAAGGCCATCAAGATCCTCCAAACCTGTGGAAGGAAGGTCCCTCATCACTTCAAGTGTGGCA GCCTATATTTCCCATGA
- the LOC117929128 gene encoding uncharacterized protein LOC117929128 isoform X2 yields MKGKTWGVMVVAVVGMWEVKMCGAVSGADCKEERRVAINACKPILYGKDPTPACCERIRVTHIECVCPVITPKLAALVDVNRMVRLIEGCGRNVPRHYKCGSITTP; encoded by the exons ATGAAAGGAAAGACATGGGGTGTGATGGTGGTGGCAGTGGTGGGTATGTGGGAGGTGAAGATGTGTGGAGCAGTGAGTGGGGCAGATTGTAAGGAGGAGAGGAGAGTAGCGATTAATG CATGCAAACCAATTTTGTATGGCAAAGATCCCACTCCAGCTTGTTGTGAGCGGATAAGGGTCACTCATATTGAGTGTGTGTGCCCTGTGATTACTCCTAAGTTGGCTGCCCTTGTGGATGTCAACCGAATGGTGAGGCTCATTGAAGGTTGTGGAAGGAATGTTCCTCGTCACTACAAGTGTGGCA GTATAACTACTCCGTAA
- the LOC117929128 gene encoding uncharacterized protein LOC117929128 isoform X1, producing the protein MKGKTWGVMVVAVVGMWEVKMCGAVSGADCKEERRVAINACKPILYGKDPTPACCERIRVTHIECVCPVITPKLAALVDVNRMVRLIEGCGRNVPRHYKCGSITTP; encoded by the exons ATGAAAGGAAAGACATGGGGTGTGATGGTGGTGGCAGTGGTGGGTATGTGGGAGGTGAAGATGTGTGGAGCAGTGAGTGGGGCAGATTGTAAGGAGGAGAGGAGAGTAGCG ATTAATGCATGCAAACCAATTTTGTATGGCAAAGATCCCACTCCAGCTTGTTGTGAGCGGATAAGGGTCACTCATATTGAGTGTGTGTGCCCTGTGATTACTCCTAAGTTGGCTGCCCTTGTGGATGTCAACCGAATGGTGAGGCTCATTGAAGGTTGTGGAAGGAATGTTCCTCGTCACTACAAGTGTGGCA GTATAACTACTCCGTAA
- the LOC117930511 gene encoding uncharacterized protein LOC117930511, translating to MQTERTGRRSWGRCMVLLGMMVVVAAADGLELLPSQCKKERDVVINSCQGFVFGQAASPVCCEQVKVFHFECLCPAFTPKLVALFDVNKAIKLLQDCGRRVPRHFKCGSLNFP from the exons ATGCAGACGGAAAGGACGGGGAGACGGAGCTGGGGACGGTGTATGGTGTTGTTGGggatgatggtggtggtggcggcGGCAGATGGTTTAGAGTTGTTGCCCAGCCAGTGTAAGAAGGAGAGAGACGTGGTGATAAATTCATGCCAAGGGTTTGTGTTTGGGCAGGCCGCATCGCCGGTGTGTTGTGAGCAGGTGAAGGTGTTCCATTTTGAGTGCTTATGCCCAGCTTTCACCCCCAAGTTGGTGGCACTCTTCGACGTTAACAAAGCCATCAAGCTCCTACAAGACTGTGGGAGGAGGGTCCCTCGTCACTTCAAGTGTGGCA GTCTAAATTTCCCATGA
- the LOC117907279 gene encoding uncharacterized protein LOC117907279 — protein MVVVMLGIWEVRMVSAAPSAAECKEERRLGINACQPVLYGKDPSSACCERARVTHLECVCPVITPKVAALIPDINRLVRLIQGCGRNVPRHYKCGSITTP, from the exons ATGGTGGTGGTAATGTTGGGTATTTGGGAAGTGAGGATGGTCAGTGCAGCACCGAGTGCAGCAGAGTGTAAGGAGGAGAGGAGGCTTGGGATTAATGCATGCCAGCCAGTACTGTATGGGAAGGATCCCTCATCCGCTTGTTGCGAGAGGGCAAGGGTCACCCATCTTGAGTGTGTGTGCCCTGTGATTACTCCGAAGGTGGCTGCCCTTATACCCGACATCAACCGACTGGTGAGGCTCATTCAAGGTTGTGGAAGGAACGTCCCTAGGCACTACAAATGTGGGA GTATTACTACTCCATGA
- the LOC117906783 gene encoding uncharacterized protein LOC117906783, which yields MAGVMKGKAWGLGVLMMVVVLGVWEVRMASAAVSAAKCKEERRLGINACKAVVYGKSPTPACCHRMRVTHLGCVCSVITPKLAALVDVNRMIELVKGCGRKLPRHYKCGSITFP from the exons ATGGCAGGTGTGATGAAGGGAAAAGCATGGGGCCTGGGGGTAttgatgatggtggtggtgtTGGGTGTGTGGGAGGTGAGGATGGCAAGTGCAGCAGTGAGTGCTGCCAAGTGTAAGGAGGAGAGGAGGCTTGGGATTAATGCATGCAAAGCAGTTGTCTACGGCAAGAGTCCGACGCCAGCGTGTTGCCATAGGATGAGGGTCACACACCTGGGGTGCGTGTGCTCTGTGATTACACCTAAGTTGGCTGCCCTTGTGGATGTCAACCGAATGATAGAGCTTGTTAAAGGTTGTGGAAGGAAGCTCCCTCGGCACTACAAGTGTGGGA GTATCACCTTTCCataa
- the LOC117905608 gene encoding uncharacterized protein LOC117905608, whose protein sequence is MKGGKSCGVMVVLVVVLVVGMWEVKTSSAAPSAAECKEETRLAISACKPVVYGKDPSPACCERARVTHVECVCPLITPKLAALIDVNKAVRIIEGCGRKVPRHYKCGSITTP, encoded by the exons ATGAAGGGGGGGAAGTCATGTGGTGTGATGGTAGTGTTGGTGGTGGTGTTGGTGGTGGGTATGTGGGAGGTGAAGACGAGCAGTGCAGCACCGAGTGCAGCAGAGTGTAAGGAGGAGACGAGACTTGCGATTAGTGCATGCAAGCCAGTGGTGTATGGGAAGGATCCCTCACCCGCTTGTTGCGAGAGGGCAAGGGTCACCCATGTTGAGTGTGTGTGCCCTCTGATTACTCCTAAGTTGGCTGCCCTTATAGACGTCAACAAGGCTGTACGCATCATCGAAGGTTGTGGAAGGAAGGTCCCTCGTCACTACAAGTGCGGGA GCATCACCACTCCTTGA